One stretch of Candidatus Hydrogenedentota bacterium DNA includes these proteins:
- a CDS encoding DUF503 domain-containing protein, whose translation MTIGVLHIDLLIPGARSLKDKRRVIKSLKERLRHRFNCSIAETDFHDLWGRARLTAVVVSAEGRHANEQLNEIVRYASLDHAAVMADYRIEML comes from the coding sequence GTGACCATCGGCGTGCTTCACATCGACCTATTGATTCCGGGCGCCCGCTCGCTCAAGGACAAGCGGCGCGTCATCAAGAGTCTGAAGGAGCGGCTGCGGCATCGCTTCAATTGCTCGATTGCCGAAACGGATTTCCACGACTTGTGGGGGCGTGCCCGATTGACCGCCGTAGTCGTTTCCGCCGAAGGGCGTCACGCCAACGAGCAGCTGAATGAAATCGTGCGATACGCCTCGTTGGACCACGCGGCCGTAATGGCCGATTACCGGATTGAAATGTTATGA